The Ipomoea triloba cultivar NCNSP0323 chromosome 14, ASM357664v1 region AATACGCTAAATCCCAACAAATGTTTTATTCTTAATCAAGGTCGAAAAAAATCGTTAGGCGTCCCTctaggtatttttttttactttttctttaaaaaaaattttttaagtgttaataattgtaaagtgtttaatattgtaagtgggacactttaatagttaaatagttaatacttattaaattatgagttattatttattaattattagtgcattacttattagtttaatttagttattacgtaTTACTTATTTTATTAAGGTATTACTTATTAGACCATTATGGCACATTTTGTTCGCGGAATAGACCTGTAATGGAATAACATTTCCAGGCTTATTCAGCGGTTGTTTGGTAAAACCTTCTATTCACAAGAACCTGTGAATGACCTAATAGAGATTCATAGGCCcctaggtattaggctattcctaagtcctcaggaatagcctaatgtTGTTATTTCTAATTTTACCCCATGGTGTTTTGGGAAAAGatctttcttttctcaaaatactcctatattatttataataaaaaaaaaacttgcaacTAAAAGCAATTAAGGCTCCTTAAATGAATGagcttttggctctttaagtagggctgtcaaagtgggccgaagCCCGCGGGCTGGCCTGCACCCGCCCTgcggtggggcgggttagggccaTAAAATATATGGCCCGCGAAGGCCCACAGCCCGTGCGGGTTGTGGGCCAACTCGCGGGCCAAgccctatttaaaaaaaattatgaatttatacgTTGCACAGCAAGGCAGCGTTCTGCCTTGCTGTgcaacatacaaatatatatatatatatatatatatatatatatatatataacatattatgttatatatatatatatatatatatttgtatgttgcACAGCAAGGCAGAACGCTGCCTTGCTGTgcaacattttatatatattaatattttaatttcttttttttacttttttttttaaacaattttttttacttagttTATGAACAttgaattatgtatatatattaaaaaaaaaaaaagagagagagggaagcccgcgggccggcccgcggggcccgccaacccgcgtggggcgggttagggttgaTGTGatcctagcccgcgggcctagCGGGCTGGCCCACAAAAGCCTGCTAAAAAATAAGCCCGCGGTGGGtgggcctaatggggcgggtCGGCCTGCTTTGACAGTACTATCTTTAAGGTTTCCCGTcctgttgttaatttcaaaagaaaaacaatgcttctcttatatagaggagctcaaatgagctcctctTCATAAGTTACCGTTGTGTATCAAAAActctaatttttgtttttttaaaaaaaaatattttatatataattttattttgtattattgttattattattccttttttcttattattgttattaatattattatgttttattttattattacataataataatactaatattaataataacatgaatgtcattattattattattattattattattattattatattattattattatattaaatattaatattaatattaataataacatgaatgcccttgttgttgttgttattattattattattactactactactattacatattttataagggtatttatgtcttttaaaacatatttcatttctatttcttaaaCCAACCgaacactgtaatataatttctaaagtctattccttacGCAAATCCAACAATAGAATACAAgtcctattctattccttgcctcattatggaatagcattcctattacctcaaaattcattccgtgaaccaaatgtgttgttagagtattagttaatatattataatattaatagtttaaatgtttaatatttataataaaaaaaaatgctcgTGCCGCCTAGTCAGCGGGCTAGGCGCCCgaccgcggaggaggccgatttctGCCCGCCTAGACATGATTTTTGCAACCATGTTCTTAATTCAAAATTGTCTTAATCATccatgaaaataatttaatgtgtATTAGAAATTTGTTGAGTGTTGGTTAGATTTTTGTTcaagaaaattaatttgaaaatacaaTTGTAACCTTTCTATATTAGAGTTGTTTagatttttatcaaaataacttcatttatcataataaatattaaatatgctACCTTAGTAGCTAATTAGAGAgtattattacaaaatttatgttATTTATCAACGAAAATTACACATCTTATAAGTTAAggaattgaattataaattttcccataaaatatataatgcaAGTGTTTAAAATAAACCTCTCTAAATAACTCTATAACATGTCACTTACTTTACGCTAaataggaattttttttcccgtCATTTTTGTGTATATAGCACCTAGAACTAGAATAAAATGGGCACGAACATATTCTGTCCACCTTGTCTTTTCATTTTATAAGAATGAGTAAAGGGGAAGGTAAAGTAATCTCTCATTCTATtccaaaaagaagaagaagaatatgcTACACTATTAAAAAGCTATATGTTCAAACCATGAAGTATGAATATGCTCTTTCCATTACAAACAAGAAGATGCTTCAAAAAGTGGAAGACATACTACAAATCAAAGCAGCTAACACCAATCATCTATCAACTATTTgttattgttaaaaaataattttttaaagtgtaGCAACACATAAGGAAGTATACCATAGATATAGAAGGGACAATAATACATTAAACACAATTAGCAAttagttaatacttaatattaCCCGTCAAAATAACTAGTAACACAATTATTCATCAATTAGCGTCATATTTTGTTCATAACTATACCACTTTGAACACCTCAACACTTTTggcaagtatatatatatatatatatagttccaAAATGGGATATTCGatgtattttgattattttctactaggaatttggttgaaaaaaatttaatgtgaCAAAAAAATTTAGAGTTGTGttctaaatattataaaaataatacttagaGACTAACTTTGGAAGTGACCTTGATATTAAAAGTGAAAACAATTCTACAATGGACTATTAAGCATTTAAATTAACATATGGTTGAATTCTATATGTTATCAATTTACATGCTTACAATTGaaactttcaaacaaaaaaagacTGGAATATAAATGGGGAAAACAAAATAATGCAAAAATGGGAAAGTAAATTATGGGGAAAATTTTCCTTTACTATGCCACCCACAATAGATAAAATCTAGCCTATctcttttaaaagaaaaatctctATGGAATCCACATTTTGGGgttaaagataaaatggaaaaatggaaTCCTTAGCTTTCAAATTGTAAATTAACTAGGAAGGAGAGCATAAATCTAGAAGGGACAATAATTTATCAGACAATCGACTATTAGTTAATACTACCAATCAAAGCAGCTAACACAAATCATCTATCAACTATAAcacaattaacaattaattaatattacctGTCAAAACAACTAGTAACACAATTATCCATCAATTATCCGAGATTGTTAGTTGTCAAATAAGGTCAAAGTGTTGTATTAgtgattttaatttctttaataaaTTTTGAGACGAGTCATGTTATAATCTCTTGTTAAAATCATTACCTATATTTACTTAGTGATGAATTGTTATCATTTGATATGCGTTTTAAAGTTTGATTGTTGTATTTAATATGATAACACCATTCTAAATGGGCGGTCGCATGATTGAACTCTGGTGGGGGCATTGATTCTGTTGATGTTGATATTTTACCGTGTAAATAATCATgggtattttaaaaaataaaaataaaaataaaaattgattgttGTTGGAAGTTTGTATTAAACCCTAATGAGTAATGATGGAGTTAatgaaaaaaaagagtttagaGTTCTTACTTGGACATCATGACCTTGACAAACTCGTGGTAATCGATCTGGCCATCGTTGTCAACATCGGCCTCCTTAATCATCTCCTCCACCTCTTTATCAGTCAATCTCTGGCCGAGATTCTTCATCACCTGGCGAAGCTCGTCGGGGGAGATGAGGCCGTTGTGGTCCTTATCGAAGATCCGGAACGCCGCCTTGAACTCCTCCTCCGCCTCGTTATCCTTCAGCTTCTTCGACATTAGCCCAACAAACTCATTGAAGTCTACTGTCCCACTCCCATCATCGTCCACTCCTCTTATCATTTCTTTCAGCTCTGCTTCCGTCACTACTTGCCCCAATGATCTTAGTACTATTCCAAGCTCTTGGCAACTCACTTGCCCTACCACAACAAATCACTAATCACTGTATTGCCAATAATTATAACACACAACAACCTAGCTACAAAATTTCTATTTACCCAAATCAGACTATCaagtttaacaaattaaattctcaACTATTCAATAAGGTACTCAATGAAGGATTGATTTGATCATTGAGTAACAATTGAATACTAGACCACTTAAttggtaaaattgatagtcttgTGAATTATGACATAATTAAGAGACTATTTTAGACTATTTACTCTTAAATTTATCAACAGAAAAATTGAGTGCTTAATTTATCAAGGCATTCCTGTAGGTAAAATACTCAAATCTTGTGAACACTCATAACCAAGTTGGTCTAACCGTTGGCTGCGCTTGGTAGatacaatgttacaagttcgatTCCAATAAGACGACttattatttttcttggttTCAGTCGACCAGTTATAGACAATTTAAGCTAATTTATCTTATTGTAATTCTTTGTCCGCTAAGGTCACAAGGTATGATTTACCCATTCCATATTAATAGCGTGGGTTTCCTTTGtcactaaaaaaacaaaacactaaAATCGATATTTACCATCTCCATCTTTGTCAAAGAGGCTGAAGGCTTCTCTGTACTCAGCTATCTGATCTGCAGTGAGGTGGCTCGCCGCCATTGTcggagagaagagagagagagggggttTAATTTGTGGTAGTTACAAACCTTTTAGTTTGGGGTGTGGGCTTGTGCATATTTATAGATGTAAAGGTGCATTTGCATGGCATGGCATCTGATGCTTTTCTTTATCTTCATCAAGGGATCAAATCTTTTCTCATCTTTTCACACTAGCTTTGCTTCTAGGAGTGGACCTTTGCTTACAAATTACAATGCAAGATTCATTTCTTAGCTATATCACCCAACTCACATATATTATTGAGTTGAGACTTAAAGGGCCAAGTACAACATCTTGTCATCAAACATGGCACTGATTGTCcgtataatgaaataaagttatACATTCGTTACTAGCAAAATGACTTCACAGCctcaacattattatatttatacttagcaaaatgacttcacagcctcaacattattatatttatactgaGAAGGCAATGAAGGGTTTAGCATGTTTTCTTTAATGTGGTTCTGTTAATTATATGTATACGTATAcacatatgtgtgtatatatatatcaaatttgcaataattataaaattaactccGCTCTTAAAAATGTTCACTAATTATAGAATCGActcgcatttttttaaaaactaaaatctcTGTAGACGCAGAAAATTTGAAGTCGACAAATTGGTTGATTCATATGTTTTGAGCTTCATTTTGATGTGATTGgaggaattaattatttatttagatgaattaaattgtccaATAAAATTAACCTAATTGcccattattgcatggaccatggtccacacagttgtgtggaccataaataaaaagtaaatttttaaaatactaaaagtaccttgtacataaagtaca contains the following coding sequences:
- the LOC116004619 gene encoding calmodulin-3-like; translation: MAASHLTADQIAEYREAFSLFDKDGDGQVSCQELGIVLRSLGQVVTEAELKEMIRGVDDDGSGTVDFNEFVGLMSKKLKDNEAEEEFKAAFRIFDKDHNGLISPDELRQVMKNLGQRLTDKEVEEMIKEADVDNDGQIDYHEFVKVMMSKRRLGGVESKDHSHKGNGNGNGKKTRKWERVRECTIL